A stretch of Dyella sp. BiH032 DNA encodes these proteins:
- the aat gene encoding leucyl/phenylalanyl-tRNA--protein transferase, with product MIRLPLLDAAHPEQFPDPGRAMADPNGLLAFGGDLSPRRLLAAYARGIFPWYNEDEPILWWSPDPRCVLHTDRLKANRSLRRQIGHKSWRITLDHAFPVIVEACAAPRPGQLGTWIVPAMVDAYTQLHDMGHAHSVEVWEGERLVGGIYGVTVGRLFCGESMFSRESGGSKLALLALGQLLHRWDYPLIDAQVTNSHLLSLGAVEYPREQFLGTVRQLVRLPGQPGNWKRFTPLVEETMAGLRRG from the coding sequence ATGATCCGCCTGCCCCTGCTCGACGCCGCCCATCCCGAGCAGTTCCCCGATCCCGGCCGGGCCATGGCCGATCCCAATGGCTTGCTCGCCTTCGGCGGCGATCTGTCGCCGCGCCGGCTGCTGGCGGCGTACGCGCGCGGCATCTTCCCCTGGTACAACGAGGACGAGCCGATCCTGTGGTGGTCGCCCGATCCGCGCTGCGTGCTCCATACCGACCGGCTCAAGGCCAACCGCAGCCTGCGCCGGCAGATCGGACACAAGTCCTGGCGCATCACCCTGGACCACGCCTTCCCCGTCATCGTCGAAGCCTGCGCGGCCCCACGCCCCGGCCAGCTCGGCACCTGGATCGTGCCGGCGATGGTCGACGCCTACACGCAACTGCACGACATGGGCCATGCGCACAGCGTCGAGGTGTGGGAAGGCGAGCGCCTCGTCGGCGGCATCTACGGCGTCACGGTAGGACGGCTGTTCTGCGGCGAATCGATGTTCAGCCGCGAGAGCGGCGGTTCCAAGCTGGCCTTGCTCGCGCTGGGGCAGCTGCTGCACCGCTGGGACTATCCGCTCATCGACGCGCAGGTCACCAACAGCCATCTGCTCAGCCTGGGCGCGGTGGAATACCCGCGCGAACAGTTCCTCGGCACCGTGCGCCAGCTGGTGCGCCTGCCCGGTCAGCCGGGGAACTGGAAGCGCTTCACGCCGTTGGTGGAAGAGACGATGGCGGGGTTGAGGAGAGGGTGA
- the ispG gene encoding flavodoxin-dependent (E)-4-hydroxy-3-methylbut-2-enyl-diphosphate synthase, with the protein MSDKSSSIPRPAEPGQRRPSVGVRIGKVTVGGGAPIVVQSMTNTDTEDPASTAKQIAELARAGSELVRITVNTPAAAAAVPRIRERLEMMGVEVPIIGDFHYNGHQLLEQEPACAEALAKYRINPGNVGFGKKKDSQFAAIIEKAIQYGKPVRIGANWGSLDQSMVAALMDENHQRAEPWDAALVAREALIRSALDSAIRAEEIGLPRERIILSCKVSGVQELIAVYRDLAERCDYALHLGLTEAGMGSKGITASSAALAVLLQEGIGDTIRISLTPEPGASRTGEVVVAQELLQTMGLRAFTPLVTACPGCGRTTSEFFQELAKTVQGHVRERMPEWRVKYDGVENLTLAVMGCVVNGPGESKHANIGISLPGNGEAPAAPVFIDGEKAMTLRGDNIAAEFIGILDDYVARRYAARGG; encoded by the coding sequence ATGAGCGACAAGTCTTCTTCCATTCCCCGTCCGGCCGAGCCCGGTCAGCGCCGCCCTAGCGTGGGCGTGCGCATCGGCAAGGTCACGGTGGGCGGCGGCGCGCCGATCGTGGTGCAGTCGATGACCAACACCGACACCGAGGATCCGGCCAGCACCGCGAAGCAGATCGCCGAACTGGCCCGCGCCGGTTCCGAGCTGGTGCGCATCACGGTGAACACGCCGGCCGCGGCAGCGGCGGTACCGCGCATCCGCGAGCGGCTGGAGATGATGGGCGTGGAGGTGCCGATCATCGGCGACTTCCATTACAACGGTCACCAGCTGCTGGAGCAGGAGCCCGCCTGCGCCGAGGCGCTGGCCAAGTACCGCATCAATCCGGGCAATGTCGGCTTCGGCAAGAAGAAGGACAGCCAGTTCGCCGCGATCATCGAGAAGGCCATCCAGTACGGCAAGCCGGTGCGCATCGGTGCCAACTGGGGATCGCTGGACCAGTCGATGGTCGCCGCGCTGATGGACGAGAACCACCAGCGTGCCGAACCGTGGGATGCGGCGCTGGTGGCGCGCGAGGCGTTGATCCGTTCCGCGCTGGACTCGGCCATCCGCGCCGAGGAGATCGGCCTGCCGCGCGAGCGCATCATTCTTTCCTGCAAGGTTTCCGGCGTGCAGGAGCTGATCGCGGTGTACCGCGACCTGGCCGAGCGCTGCGACTATGCCTTGCACCTGGGCCTGACCGAGGCCGGCATGGGCTCGAAGGGCATCACCGCGTCCAGCGCGGCGCTGGCGGTGCTGTTGCAGGAAGGCATCGGCGACACCATTCGCATCTCGCTCACGCCGGAACCGGGCGCCTCGCGCACGGGCGAGGTGGTGGTGGCGCAGGAACTGCTGCAGACCATGGGCCTGCGCGCGTTCACTCCGCTGGTCACCGCCTGCCCGGGCTGCGGCCGCACCACCAGCGAGTTCTTCCAGGAACTGGCCAAGACGGTGCAGGGGCACGTGCGCGAGCGCATGCCGGAGTGGCGCGTGAAGTACGACGGCGTGGAGAACCTCACCCTGGCGGTGATGGGCTGCGTGGTGAACGGGCCGGGCGAATCCAAGCACGCCAACATCGGTATTTCGCTGCCGGGCAACGGCGAAGCGCCGGCCGCGCCGGTGTTCATCGACGGCGAGAAGGCCATGACGCTGCGCGGCGACAACATCGCGGCAGAGTTCATCGGCATCCTGGACGACTACGTCGCCCGGCGCTACGCGGCGCGCGGCGGCTGA
- a CDS encoding HD domain-containing phosphohydrolase, translated as MALKPQVRTVLAYVIAASAWIWLSNLVLRHLVSNTEALGLWQSVKGTVFVVVTGALLYVMLDRDYRRMKQSNLRLLQGNEEALRALVHAMDIRHKETRDHSDRVMRMTLALARLAGIGGEELRRIRFGALLHDIGKLALPDAILIKPGPLTEEEITVMRTHPRLGYDLLQQVDFLRDAVDIPYNHHERWDGGGYPRGLRAEQIPLAARVFSVVDVWDALSFPRVYKPAWPEDEVIAYLRKIAGSQLDPALVALFLANYDDIKRAGMAPEA; from the coding sequence ATGGCACTGAAGCCTCAAGTACGCACGGTGCTTGCGTACGTGATCGCGGCCAGCGCTTGGATCTGGCTGTCGAATCTCGTGCTGCGCCACCTGGTGAGCAATACGGAAGCGCTGGGCCTGTGGCAAAGCGTCAAGGGCACCGTCTTCGTCGTCGTCACCGGTGCGCTGCTGTACGTGATGCTCGACCGTGATTACCGCCGCATGAAGCAGTCCAACCTGCGCCTGCTCCAGGGCAACGAGGAGGCGCTGCGGGCGCTGGTCCACGCGATGGACATCCGCCACAAGGAAACGCGCGACCACTCCGACCGCGTGATGCGGATGACGCTGGCGCTGGCGCGGCTGGCCGGCATCGGCGGCGAGGAGCTGCGCCGCATCCGTTTCGGCGCCTTGCTGCACGACATCGGCAAGCTCGCCTTGCCGGATGCCATCCTGATCAAGCCCGGTCCGCTCACCGAAGAGGAGATCACGGTGATGCGCACGCATCCGCGGCTTGGCTACGACCTGCTGCAGCAGGTGGATTTCCTGCGCGATGCGGTCGACATCCCGTACAACCATCATGAGCGCTGGGACGGCGGCGGTTATCCGCGCGGCTTGCGCGCCGAGCAGATTCCGCTGGCCGCGCGCGTGTTCAGCGTGGTGGACGTCTGGGATGCGCTGAGCTTTCCGCGCGTCTACAAACCGGCCTGGCCGGAAGACGAAGTGATCGCCTACCTGCGCAAGATCGCCGGCAGCCAGCTCGATCCGGCGCTGGTGGCGCTGTTCCTGGCCAACTACGACGACATCAAGCGGGCGGGCATGGCGCCGGAGGCATAG
- a CDS encoding helix-turn-helix domain-containing protein has protein sequence MRKIRIAVVAFNDILPFHLSVPCGVFDAVLRQQDSPFRLRVCSAEGKRLRSASGFLLATDYGLDELRHADVVIVPSWRDAQERPPQALLDALRQAAARGKRIVGLCMGAFVLGHAGLLDGRRATTHWIATDELARQFPTAKVDPDVLYVDAGQVVTSAGAAAGIDCCLHLVRQLLGSEHANRIARRMVVSPFRHGGQAQFIEQPVPAMAGDERLGKLLENVRRKLHQPHNLDEIAERAAMSRRSFTRHFRQLTGTSFGEWLMSQRLSEAQRLLETTNLPLERIAGAIGLGSPVTLRQHFQRAFRTSPAQYRRTFNAAKAA, from the coding sequence ATGCGCAAGATCCGCATCGCCGTCGTGGCGTTCAACGACATTCTCCCCTTCCATCTCTCCGTGCCTTGCGGCGTGTTCGATGCCGTGCTGCGCCAGCAGGATTCGCCATTCCGGCTGCGCGTGTGCTCGGCCGAAGGCAAGCGCTTGCGCAGCGCCTCGGGCTTTCTCCTCGCCACCGATTACGGATTGGACGAACTGCGCCATGCCGACGTCGTGATCGTGCCTTCCTGGCGCGATGCGCAGGAACGCCCGCCGCAGGCCTTGCTGGACGCCCTCCGGCAGGCCGCCGCGCGCGGCAAGCGCATCGTGGGCCTGTGCATGGGCGCCTTCGTCCTCGGCCACGCAGGCCTGCTCGACGGACGGCGTGCCACCACGCACTGGATCGCCACCGATGAGTTGGCCAGGCAGTTCCCGACCGCGAAAGTGGACCCGGACGTGCTCTATGTGGATGCCGGCCAGGTGGTCACGTCCGCCGGCGCGGCCGCCGGCATCGACTGCTGCCTGCACCTGGTGCGCCAATTGCTGGGCAGCGAACACGCCAACCGCATCGCGCGCCGCATGGTGGTCTCGCCGTTCCGCCACGGCGGGCAGGCGCAATTCATCGAGCAGCCGGTGCCGGCGATGGCCGGGGACGAACGCCTGGGCAAGCTGCTGGAGAACGTCCGCCGCAAGCTGCACCAGCCGCACAACCTGGATGAGATCGCCGAGCGAGCCGCGATGAGCCGGCGCAGTTTCACCCGCCATTTCCGCCAGCTCACCGGTACCAGCTTCGGCGAATGGCTGATGTCGCAGCGGCTGAGCGAAGCGCAACGCCTGCTGGAAACCACCAACCTGCCGTTGGAACGCATCGCCGGCGCGATAGGGCTGGGTTCGCCGGTCACGCTGCGCCAGCATTTCCAGCGCGCGTTCCGCACGTCGCCGGCCCAGTATCGGCGGACCTTCAACGCGGCGAAAGCGGCTTGA
- a CDS encoding cysteine hydrolase family protein, whose protein sequence is MNAKSPRRALIVIDVQNEYFSGNLQIEYPPVSDSLPKIARAMDVAAAAGIPVIVIQQNSPAGGPAFAEGSHGWELHPEVARRHRDAFFGKPLPSAFADTGLAAWLDAQGIDTLTVVGYMTHNCNDTTMKHAFDRGMAVEFLHDASGAVSYANRAGHATAEEIHRVFMVVEQSRFAAVLSVEEWERCLATGEAPVREDILASYANARKLREAKAA, encoded by the coding sequence ATGAACGCCAAGTCCCCCCGTCGCGCACTGATCGTAATCGACGTGCAGAACGAGTACTTCAGCGGCAACCTGCAGATCGAATACCCGCCGGTGTCCGACAGCCTGCCGAAGATCGCACGCGCCATGGATGTAGCAGCAGCGGCCGGCATTCCAGTGATCGTCATCCAGCAGAACTCACCCGCCGGCGGCCCGGCCTTTGCCGAGGGCTCGCATGGCTGGGAGCTGCATCCGGAAGTAGCGCGCCGCCATCGCGACGCCTTCTTCGGCAAGCCGTTGCCGAGTGCCTTCGCCGATACCGGCCTGGCCGCGTGGCTGGATGCGCAGGGCATCGACACGCTCACCGTCGTGGGCTACATGACGCACAACTGCAACGACACCACGATGAAGCATGCGTTCGATCGCGGCATGGCCGTGGAATTCCTGCACGACGCCTCGGGCGCCGTCTCCTATGCCAACCGCGCCGGGCACGCGACGGCAGAGGAGATCCACCGCGTGTTCATGGTGGTGGAGCAGTCGCGCTTCGCGGCGGTGCTGAGCGTAGAGGAGTGGGAACGCTGCCTGGCGACCGGCGAGGCGCCGGTGCGCGAGGACATCCTCGCTTCGTATGCGAATGCGCGGAAGCTGCGCGAGGCCAAGGCGGCGTAA
- a CDS encoding GNAT family N-acetyltransferase has protein sequence MTRGHRPPVAVERQAVLEARFHPRIEEMPAGAWDALRADGNPFLSHAFLAALEATGCIREDWGWRAHHLGLYEEDRLVAAAPLYLKGNSHGEFVFDWSWASAWERAGGDYYPKLLNAVPYSPVPGPRLLAGHGEDAPHRRRALVAAMRELADRHGLSSVHANFLAPDDLPAFDGDWLVRSDVQFHWPNRDQNGHGYDSFEDFLAALNHKKRKNIRQERAHVARAGLRLEWRRGDSLGEDEWREVHRLYESTFDAKGNHAALTRRFFLSLGSALGKATHLALAWDGERMVAMALFLQSTDALYGRYWGSHIEVPGLHFELCYYQGIEHAIREGLQRFEPGAQGEHKLARGFLPARTHSRHYLADPAFRKAVRAALAREAEAVDAYAADLLDHSPYAHRDA, from the coding sequence ATGACGCGCGGCCATCGTCCACCGGTGGCCGTGGAACGGCAGGCCGTGCTGGAAGCTCGTTTTCATCCGCGCATCGAAGAGATGCCTGCCGGCGCCTGGGATGCACTGCGCGCCGACGGCAACCCCTTCCTCTCGCATGCCTTCCTCGCCGCGCTGGAAGCCACCGGCTGCATCCGCGAGGACTGGGGCTGGCGCGCCCACCACCTGGGCCTCTACGAAGAGGACCGCCTGGTGGCAGCCGCGCCGCTCTATCTGAAGGGCAACTCGCACGGCGAATTCGTGTTCGACTGGAGCTGGGCCTCCGCCTGGGAACGCGCCGGCGGCGACTATTACCCCAAGCTGCTCAACGCCGTGCCCTACTCGCCCGTGCCTGGCCCGCGCCTGCTTGCCGGGCATGGCGAGGACGCGCCGCACCGCCGACGGGCGCTGGTGGCAGCGATGCGCGAGCTGGCGGACCGGCACGGACTTTCCTCCGTGCATGCCAACTTCCTCGCGCCCGACGACCTGCCCGCCTTCGACGGCGACTGGCTTGTGCGCTCCGACGTGCAGTTCCACTGGCCCAACCGCGACCAGAACGGCCACGGCTACGACAGCTTCGAGGACTTCCTCGCCGCGCTCAACCACAAGAAGCGCAAGAACATCCGCCAGGAGCGCGCGCACGTCGCCCGCGCCGGCCTGCGCCTGGAATGGCGCCGTGGCGACAGCCTCGGCGAGGACGAGTGGCGCGAAGTGCATCGCCTCTACGAGAGCACCTTCGACGCCAAGGGCAATCACGCGGCGCTGACCCGCCGCTTCTTCCTCAGCCTCGGATCGGCGCTCGGCAAAGCCACTCATCTCGCCCTCGCCTGGGACGGCGAGCGCATGGTGGCGATGGCGCTGTTCCTGCAGAGTACCGACGCGCTGTACGGCCGCTACTGGGGCAGCCACATCGAGGTACCCGGCCTGCATTTCGAACTTTGCTATTACCAGGGCATCGAGCACGCCATCCGCGAAGGCCTCCAGCGCTTCGAGCCCGGCGCCCAGGGCGAGCACAAGCTGGCGCGCGGTTTTCTGCCGGCACGTACCCATTCGCGCCATTACCTGGCTGATCCGGCGTTCCGCAAAGCCGTGCGCGCGGCGCTTGCGCGCGAAGCCGAAGCAGTCGACGCTTATGCCGCCGACCTGCTCGACCACAGCCCGTACGCCCACCGCGACGCCTGA
- the ccoO gene encoding cytochrome-c oxidase, cbb3-type subunit II, with protein sequence MQNTGFRRYRYFEFIETHAGLLGVLIALAVSFGGLAEIIPLFFQAHVVKPLPGVEPRDPLRLAGFDTYVREGCYGCHSQMIRTLRAETERYGHYSDAGESVYDHPHQWGSKRTGPDLGRVGGKYSDDWQRRHLVDPRSVPGGKDSNMPGYPWLADRPLDAADVQARMKVLRQLGTPYTDADIAAAPAALKGKTEMDAIVAYLQGLGTALPAAGVHAAVPAENAP encoded by the coding sequence ATGCAGAATACCGGCTTCCGCCGCTACCGCTACTTCGAGTTCATCGAGACCCACGCCGGCCTGCTCGGCGTGCTGATCGCCCTGGCCGTCTCCTTCGGCGGCCTGGCCGAGATCATCCCGCTGTTCTTCCAGGCCCACGTGGTCAAGCCGCTGCCCGGCGTGGAACCGCGCGACCCGCTGCGCCTGGCCGGCTTCGACACTTATGTGCGCGAAGGCTGCTACGGCTGCCACTCGCAGATGATCCGCACGCTGCGCGCCGAGACCGAACGCTACGGCCACTACTCCGACGCGGGCGAGTCCGTGTACGACCACCCGCACCAGTGGGGCAGCAAGCGCACCGGCCCCGACCTGGGGCGCGTCGGCGGCAAGTACAGCGACGACTGGCAACGCCGGCACCTGGTCGACCCGCGCAGCGTGCCGGGCGGCAAGGACTCCAACATGCCCGGCTATCCCTGGCTGGCCGACCGACCGCTCGACGCCGCTGACGTGCAGGCCCGCATGAAGGTGCTGCGCCAGCTGGGCACGCCTTATACCGACGCCGACATCGCCGCCGCACCCGCCGCACTCAAGGGCAAGACCGAGATGGACGCCATCGTCGCCTACCTGCAAGGCCTGGGCACGGCCCTGCCCGCCGCCGGCGTGCACGCCGCCGTCCCCGCGGAGAACGCCCCATGA
- a CDS encoding helix-turn-helix domain-containing protein, which yields MSVAYAIENAPLEHRATGPASPPRSARPPIAPGCAGCAHVPACQAGGYGKEELAGLRCIVERVGMLRDGEYLYRPRTPFRALYAVQAGMAKTVTVDRAGRERVLAFHLPGEWFGLDAICLGYHDNAAIALGRARFCRFPFDTLRTLATRQPEIQTHLLHAMSRQIHQRQLSGSDYSAEERMAAFLIDLLDRRATLGLAPDHLPLPMSRADIGNHLHLATETVSRLLARFRDAGLIRIERPGLEVLDAKGLRVIGEYLLQ from the coding sequence ATGTCCGTCGCCTACGCCATCGAGAACGCCCCCCTCGAACACCGCGCCACCGGCCCCGCCTCGCCCCCGCGTTCCGCACGCCCGCCTATCGCCCCGGGCTGCGCCGGCTGCGCCCACGTCCCGGCCTGCCAGGCCGGCGGCTACGGCAAGGAAGAACTGGCCGGCCTGCGCTGCATCGTGGAGCGCGTGGGCATGCTGCGCGACGGCGAATACCTGTACCGCCCGCGCACCCCGTTCCGCGCGCTCTACGCCGTGCAGGCGGGCATGGCCAAGACGGTGACGGTGGACCGCGCCGGCCGCGAGCGCGTGCTGGCTTTCCATCTCCCCGGCGAATGGTTCGGCCTGGACGCGATCTGCCTGGGCTACCACGACAACGCCGCCATCGCCCTCGGCCGCGCCCGCTTTTGCCGCTTCCCCTTCGACACCCTGCGCACCCTCGCCACCCGCCAGCCCGAGATCCAGACGCACCTGCTCCACGCCATGAGCCGCCAGATCCACCAGCGCCAGCTCAGCGGCAGCGACTACTCCGCCGAGGAACGCATGGCCGCCTTCCTCATCGACCTGCTCGACCGCCGCGCCACGCTCGGCCTCGCCCCCGACCACCTCCCCCTCCCCATGTCCCGCGCCGACATCGGCAACCACCTGCACCTGGCCACGGAAACCGTGAGCCGGCTGTTGGCAAGATTTCGAGACGCCGGGTTGATCCGCATCGAGAGGCCTGGGTTGGAGGTGCTGGATGCGAAGGGGCTGCGGGTGATTGGGGAGTATTTGTTGCAGTAG
- a CDS encoding methyltransferase domain-containing protein has protein sequence MTTPLPEEAILQAWRQNAGPWAEAVRAQRIESRKRVTDAVILEAVLAQSPRCVIDLGCGEGWLARALAARGVDVLGVDAVPALVEAARTQGGGRFEVMTYEQIGAGELRAKADVAVCNFSLLGQASTDAVLAAVPALLEPGGVLLVQTLHPVTACGELPYRDGWREGSWAGCGDGFGEAAPWYFRTLGGWLDTFTACGLHLLRIEEPLHPDSGRPASILFALAASRPTT, from the coding sequence ATGACCACGCCGCTCCCTGAAGAAGCCATCCTGCAGGCCTGGCGCCAGAACGCCGGGCCGTGGGCCGAGGCTGTCCGCGCGCAGCGCATCGAGAGCCGCAAACGGGTCACCGATGCCGTCATCCTGGAGGCGGTGCTGGCGCAGTCGCCACGCTGCGTCATCGACCTGGGTTGCGGCGAGGGCTGGCTGGCCCGCGCGCTGGCGGCACGGGGCGTGGACGTGCTCGGCGTCGACGCGGTGCCGGCGCTGGTGGAGGCGGCGCGTACGCAGGGCGGCGGCCGGTTCGAGGTCATGACGTACGAGCAGATCGGCGCGGGCGAACTGCGAGCGAAAGCCGACGTGGCGGTGTGCAATTTTTCCTTGCTGGGGCAGGCGTCCACGGATGCCGTGCTGGCCGCCGTACCGGCCCTGCTCGAACCCGGCGGCGTACTGCTGGTGCAGACGCTGCACCCCGTCACCGCGTGCGGCGAGCTGCCGTATCGCGACGGCTGGCGCGAAGGTTCGTGGGCCGGTTGCGGCGATGGCTTCGGCGAGGCGGCGCCATGGTATTTCCGCACGCTCGGCGGCTGGCTCGACACCTTCACCGCCTGCGGCCTGCATCTGCTGCGCATCGAGGAACCGTTGCACCCGGACAGCGGCCGGCCGGCATCGATCCTGTTCGCGCTGGCGGCCAGCCGGCCCACGACCTGA
- the ccoP gene encoding cytochrome-c oxidase, cbb3-type subunit III — MSLFWSIYVGVLITSNIGLAIFLYFYGTRVKIPIEGDGTTGHAWDGGKLRESVRRLPRWWAIMSLASLAVAIGYLVLFPGFGSYKGVLGWTSEQQVAEAREENARKLGELFARYRQYPVDRLSQDHVALQYGDRLFQDNCAACHGTKAEGGYGFPALTVNGDDGDFVVATAMNGRDGVMPPWGAVLGDQGVNEVANYVLRLSGAPHDTARAQAGETRFKETCVACHGADGKGNKALGAPDLTDRSWIYGGELASVTQSIRDGRNGHMPAWKDRLGEDQVRMIAAWLRHNALRDRAQQAAPVAAAAAP, encoded by the coding sequence ATGAGCCTGTTCTGGAGCATCTACGTCGGCGTGCTGATTACCAGCAACATCGGCCTGGCGATCTTCCTGTACTTCTACGGCACGCGGGTGAAGATCCCGATCGAGGGCGACGGCACCACCGGCCACGCCTGGGACGGCGGCAAGCTGCGCGAGTCCGTGCGCAGGCTGCCGCGCTGGTGGGCCATCATGTCGCTCGCTTCGCTGGCCGTGGCGATCGGATACCTGGTGCTGTTCCCCGGCTTCGGCAGCTACAAGGGCGTGCTGGGCTGGACGTCCGAACAGCAGGTGGCCGAAGCGCGCGAGGAGAACGCCAGGAAACTCGGCGAGCTGTTCGCCCGCTATCGCCAGTACCCGGTGGACCGCCTGTCGCAGGATCACGTCGCCCTGCAGTACGGCGATCGCCTGTTCCAGGACAACTGCGCCGCGTGCCACGGCACCAAGGCCGAAGGCGGTTATGGCTTCCCCGCGCTCACGGTGAACGGCGACGACGGCGACTTCGTGGTGGCCACGGCGATGAACGGCCGCGATGGCGTCATGCCCCCGTGGGGCGCGGTGCTGGGCGACCAGGGCGTGAACGAGGTGGCCAACTACGTGTTGCGACTGTCCGGCGCGCCGCACGATACGGCCCGCGCTCAGGCCGGCGAGACCCGCTTCAAGGAAACCTGCGTCGCCTGCCACGGCGCGGACGGCAAGGGCAACAAGGCCCTGGGCGCACCGGACCTCACCGACCGCAGCTGGATCTACGGCGGCGAGCTGGCCAGCGTCACGCAGAGCATCCGCGACGGCCGCAACGGCCACATGCCGGCCTGGAAGGACCGCCTGGGCGAGGATCAGGTGCGCATGATCGCCGCGTGGCTGCGCCACAACGCACTGCGCGATCGTGCCCAGCAGGCGGCGCCGGTGGCGGCCGCGGCGGCGCCATGA
- a CDS encoding cbb3-type cytochrome c oxidase subunit 3, translating to MTASWIGHLYGISILVLMSLFLGIWAWAWSRHNKKTFDDAARLPLEHDRVLPRTEENAR from the coding sequence ATGACCGCCAGCTGGATCGGACATCTGTACGGCATCAGCATCCTGGTGCTGATGAGCCTGTTCCTCGGCATCTGGGCCTGGGCCTGGAGCCGCCACAACAAGAAGACCTTCGACGACGCCGCGCGCCTGCCGCTGGAGCACGACCGCGTCCTGCCGCGCACCGAGGAGAACGCCCGATGA